In Streptomyces sp. NBC_00448, the following are encoded in one genomic region:
- a CDS encoding chaplin has product MNKVARKGLVTAMVAGGVLASAGYAQADSAAGGETAGSPGVLSGNSVQVPVHVPVNVCGNTVDVVGLLNPSMGNTCANTSAGSPAAGSSASSGAKSSTSSTSARPARHAGPAADESEAGSAGSRSSGGAHAAGRTTGSPGVLSGNSLQLPIDIPVNVSGNSVNVVGIGNPAFGNTAVNSTPPPPPAHQPIPAPPNDTVDTAYSAAHPSLAHTGADGLGWTAGTSAALLLGGVVLYRKARPAARTAAAAQAVGSARR; this is encoded by the coding sequence ATGAACAAGGTCGCCCGAAAGGGACTGGTCACCGCGATGGTCGCGGGCGGTGTGCTCGCGTCCGCCGGGTACGCACAGGCGGACTCGGCGGCCGGCGGCGAGACCGCGGGCTCGCCGGGCGTCCTGTCGGGCAACTCCGTCCAGGTCCCGGTGCACGTCCCGGTGAACGTGTGCGGCAACACCGTCGACGTGGTCGGCCTGCTCAACCCGTCGATGGGCAACACCTGCGCGAACACCTCGGCCGGGTCGCCGGCGGCCGGCTCGTCCGCGTCGTCCGGTGCCAAGTCGTCGACCTCGTCGACCAGCGCCCGCCCCGCCAGGCACGCCGGCCCGGCCGCCGACGAGTCCGAGGCCGGCTCCGCCGGTTCCCGTTCCTCCGGCGGCGCCCACGCGGCGGGCCGCACCACCGGCTCCCCCGGTGTGCTGTCCGGCAACTCCCTCCAGTTGCCGATCGACATCCCGGTCAACGTCTCCGGCAACTCGGTGAACGTGGTGGGAATCGGCAACCCCGCCTTCGGCAACACCGCGGTCAACAGCACCCCGCCTCCGCCGCCGGCCCACCAGCCGATCCCCGCGCCGCCGAACGACACGGTGGACACCGCCTACTCCGCAGCCCACCCGTCCCTCGCCCACACCGGCGCCGACGGCCTGGGCTGGACCGCCGGCACGAGCGCGGCGCTGCTGCTCGGCGGCGTGGTGCTCTACCGCAAGGCGCGCCCGGCGGCCCGAACCGCCGCCGCGGCGCAGGCGGTCGGGTCCGCCCGGCGCTGA